DNA from Calderihabitans maritimus:
ACGGGAATTTTTATTTATTAAAGCATCCCGCACCTGCAAAGCTTTATAAGCTATGTCACGGAGAGACCGGCTAACCCGGATAGAATTGTTATCCCGCAAGTACCGTCTTATCTCTCCAATAATCATCGGCACCGCATAGGTAGAAAACTTAACGTTTTGGTCCAAGTTAAAATTATCTATAGCCTTTATTAACCCAATGCAACCTACCTGAAAAAGATCGTCAACATATTCGCCCCGATTAGTAAAACGCTGTATAACGCTGAGTACTAGACGGAGGTTCCCGCTGATCAGTTGTTCTCGGGCCGAAGTGTCACCTTCATGCATGGCTTTAAATAGTTCCCGCATTTTCTCATTACTCAAGACGGGCAGTTTTGAAGTGTTGACACCGCATATTTCAACTTTATTGGCCATTGAATGGGAGAACCTCCTTATATTTTAAAATCAGGATACTATCCTAAGTATTTCCCAGGCCCAATTCTTTTATACTCTTCCGCAATTTTGGAGTTCATAGCAAAAAAATAAGGTGAACCAAATTACGGTTCACCTAGCCAGCAGTTTTAAGTTTACTCCATTTTATTTATTTCTTTACGCAATCGCTTAATGATTCTTTTTTCTAATCGAGAAATATAAGACTGAGAAATGCCCAGAATGTCTGCCACTTCTTTCTGTGTCTTTTCCTCTCCGTCCACCAAACCAAAGCGGAATTCCATAATCTTTTTTTCGCGGGGAGATAGCTTTTTCATGGCAGCGTGGAGCAGCTTTTTATCCACTTCTTCTTCGATCAATTTGTAAATGGTATCGCTATCGGTTCCCAGGACGTCGGAAAGAAGCAATTCATTGCCATCCCAGTCGATATTCAAAGGCTCGTCAAAAGAAACTTCTACCCGGGTCTTGTTGTTTCTTCGCAAGTACATGAGTATCTCATTCTCAATACAGCGGGAGGCATAAGTAGCCAGCTTAATCTTCTTTCGTGGATCAAACGTGTTCACCGCTTTAATCAATCCTATAGTCCCCACGGATACCAGGTCTTCTATATTCAGTCCTGCATTTTCAAATTTCCGGGCAATATAGACTACCAGGCGTAAATTACGTTCTATGAGAATGCTCTTAACTGCTGTATCTCCTTTTTCCAGTCTGGCTAACAAATAACCTTCTTCATCACTGCTCAAGGGAGGAGGCAATGCCTGACTGCTTCCTACGTAATAAAGTTCGTCCTCCAAGCCTAGCTTCTGCAGCATGCGGATCAGCAGCAGGAGTAGGTTTAGCTTTATCCGCACCCACCGCATCAACCAAATCCCCTCCTAATGTCCCAGGGCAGAATTAATTAAATCCGGGTGTAATAAGGCCCGGTAGGACCCTTCCCCAGATAAGGGCTTCCGATAAACACCTAAAATGACATCGCCAATCTTAACCGGGCTACCGTCTGCAACTACGATAACTTCGTCGGGACGGAACCCTACTAACACCCCTTTACTCTTGCCAATGGAAGTAAAAGGAATGATACGTAACCGGGCAGCCCAAGATGTGCCTTGTAACGAAGAAACAATTTCCGTTACGTCCGGTTCTGGATTTTTGTCAAAGGCTTGCTGCAAAGCAGGAGGAAGGAACGGTTTAATCAGGTCGTACTCTACAATCATTACCGGTTTCTTGGATATGGGATCTCTCAATTGGTTTCCGGTATCCACCAGCGCCTTCACCGGTATCCTGTGACTGCCAAAACGAATAATAACCGGCACCCGCATGATGCTTTGAAAGAAATTTTTTCTGATAGCCACGACCCCCCATTTACCCATAAGTACCGCAATGGCCACTGCCGCCAGCAGCCAGGTATATCTTACACCGGTCAAAAATAAGCGAATGCCGGCGGTGGCTGTTACCACTTGAGGATTGTTGTTGAAGTAAAAAATAGCTCCCAGCATAGCTCCTCCCATGGCAAAAGAAACGAGATAGAAATATCCTAAGGCTTGAAGAAACCGACGCAGTTTTACCTGGGGAAAAGCCGCCCAAACCATGGCTACCGGAAATAAAATCTTGCCGGCCAGGATAAGTCCGGAACTGTGGTAGTAGGGAGAATTAAGGCCTACTAAAAAGAGTAAAATAGAAAATAAAGCTCCAAAGGCAGCACCGGCGGCAAGTCGACCGGCTGTAGTTGAAATCTGGCTGAACTTAGAGGTAGCCCATAATACCACATAGTCCATAAAAAAGTTAATGAAAAAAAGAATGTCCAGATAAACTGCGTACCTTCCCTGCACGCACCCAGTTCCCCCTCCATTTGTCCACGTCTAATTACTACCATATATATGAAAATAAATTGGCGTTTAATACCATTTCCTTTCAAAAAATATTATAAAGCCTACACCTGGCAAAACTTGTCATTTTCTAGTCTCTACAAAAAAAAAACAACGGCTACTAGCCGTTGGCCGTGATGTTTAAACCTAGAGTTCCCAAATATGAGGTGGCCAGATGACAAATATAGCTAAAGAAAAGGTCACTATAAAGGTCAGGGCGCTGAATAGGAGAAAGACTAAACTCTTAAAGGCTATATTCTTTATTCTGAAAGTGTAATTCACCAGGTAAAGACTGACGCTAAGGCTGAAAATAATAATCAGAATGAACCCGATTAAGAAAAGCGTCTGCACTTTAGCGCCTCCTTCCCATAAAAAATTAAAAGGCCAGCGCTTTCGCTGGCCTCTGGACTTGAGTCTCCGGACTTCTTCCCCATACTCTTCAATTTTCCTTCCTAGTAAAATTATACCTCGGCGATAAAAACAGTGCAAGTTCTATTCCCAAATATCTTCACCGACGTCGCAAAAAGGCAGGTATTTCCAAGTCATCAGTATTCAGGTTGGATTTAAATGACAAGTCAATACCTTTTTCCCTGCGGGAAGCTTTTTCCTCAAAACCGGTAGCTATTACCGTTACTCTAATTTCGTCGTCTAAACTCTCGTCAATCACTGCACCGAATATAATATTGGCGTCCGGATCCGCCGCACCGGAAATAATTTCCGCCGCCTCATTCACTTCAAATAATCCCAGGTTCGGGCCTCCGGTTATATTGAGCAGTACCCCTTTGGCTCCCTCGATAGAAGTTTCCAGCAGAGGACTGGATATGGCCATCCGCGCCGCTTCAGTAGCCCGTTTTTCCCCGGAGGCTCTACCGATACCCATCAACGCAGAGCCCGTATTGGCCATGATCGTCTTCACATCAGCAAAATCCAGATTTATCAGTCCCGGTACCGCTATTAAGTCTGAAATACCTTGTACGCCCTGGCGCAAAACGTCATCTGCTATACGGAAAGCCTCCGTAATGGAAGTCTGTTTGTCCACTACCTGTAGAAGGCGGTCATTGGGAATAGTAATGAGGGCATCCACCTTGCTTTTCAGTTCACTTATCCCCTGTTCTGCCTGTGTCGCTCTCTTGCGTCCCTCAAAGGTGAAAGGCCGTGTTACTACTCCGACGGTTAGAGCTCCTAATTCCTTGGCCACCTCCGCTACAATAGGAGCTGCGCCTGTTCCTGTACCTCCCCCCATGCCGGCAGTGACAAATACCATATCAGCCCCCTGGAGGGCCTGTACAATTTCATCCCTGCTCTCTTCCGCTGCCTTTTTCCCTATTTCCGGATTAGCCCCGGCACCTAAACCTTTGGTAAGCTTAACTCCTATCTGCAACTTGTTCTCTGCCTGCGAAAACTTTAGAGCCTGCGCATCGGTATTTATACTAATGAATTCTACACCTTTGAGCCCTGCCGCAATCATTCGATTGACCGCATTACTACCTCCGCCACCTACTCCTACTACCCTGATGGCTGCAAAATTGTTTACATCTACTTCTTCCAGTTCAATCATACCTGTGACCTCCTTTAACCTAAAACGTTTTTAATTAAAAAAATCCCTCAACCACAATCTCAACTTAGACATAAAGCCGCCCAGCAAAGGATCAGCGGTTGGTGCTGCCTCCGTTAACGCAACCTGCCTGGCTCCGTATAGAACAAGTCCAGTAACCGTCGCATAGCTACCGAAATTTACCATATCCGTCAATCCACCTATCTTGCCAGGCAATCCAACTCTGACCGGCATTTGCAATTCCTCCGCCGCCAGTTCTACCAGTCCGTCCATGGATGCTACGCCTCCGGTCAAAACAACACCTCCGGGAAGCATTCCCTTGTATCCAGAATCATATATGCGTTCCTTGATGAGAGCCAGTATTTCCAGTATTCGCGGCTCTATGATGCTGGCAATTGTCTTGCGGGACACACGTCGAAACTCTTGTTTCCCGACGTTAGGTATTTCTACCAACTCATCACTCGGCATAAGTTCCGCCAGTACACAACCATGTTTCTTTTTTATTTCTTCTGCCTGAGCTAAAGGTGTTCGCAGGCCTACCGCCAAATCACTGGTCACCAAATCCCCTCCTACCGGTAACACCGCGGTATACCATAATGTCCCTTCATCAAACAGAGCAATTTCTGTAGTGCCGCCACCGATATCTATAAGAACTGCCCCTAATTCTTTCTCTGCTGGCTGCATAACGGTCTCAGCAGCTGCAAGAGGATTTAGCACCAGTTCCTCCACCTGTAACCCGGCACGGGAAACGCTCTTCAACAAATTTTGAATAGCCGTCTGAATGCCCGTTACTATGCTGGCCTCTACTTCCAGACGGGTCCCGGACATGGCCACCGGATCCATGATGCCGTCATGGCCATCGACTATGTACTCGCGAGGAATAACATGAATAATCTCATGGTCGGGCGGTACAGGGACAATTTGGGCCGCCTGAAGAACCCTGTGCACATCCTCAACCGTTATTTCCCGATTCCGGCGGGATATGGCCACCACACCCCGGTTATTAAAAGAAGCAATATGAGCGCCGGTAATTCCTGCATACACGGTCTCTATAGGATGCCCACTCATTTGCTCGGCCTTTTCCACTGCCGATTGTATAGCCTTTGCCACACTATCAATATCTACAACCATACCTTTGCGCAAGCCGGAACTTCTAGCCTCTCCGACTCCAATAACTCTAACTTCTTCTTGCTCCGCAATCTCTCCTACTACTACCGCTACCTTAGAAGTTCCCACATCCAGCCCTGCTACTATCCTTCGTCGGGCCAACCCGGCCACCTCCAGCCATCTACTATACCGGAGTAATACGAATATTATTACTTAATTAGGGAAAAATGGTACTTGTTGTTTAAAAGAAAAATTCAACACAAAAAGTCTATTCCCTCTTTTAGCCTTAAAGATTTTTCCCCATTTTTGTGTGTTGGTTCACCGGCAAAGCAAGCAAGAGCAGCGTCGAAGCTGCCCTTATTCCCCTCATTGTCGGTACTTAACCACCGGGCTACCGTAATAACTGAGATCAATATACTCCAACTGGTCAATCTTTCCTTGCTCCACCCACTGGTAATGTATGGTCTCCAATAAGGCCATTTTTTCTACTATATTTTCGCCAGTACCCAGACGTACTTCCAGGCCCGCCGGAGTATAGGCTTTTAAACGCTCCAAATTGGCCACATCCAGCTCCGCAATTAATTGCCGCTGTTCCGGGGTCAAAGATTGCAGAAGCCTGAGCCCTTCTTCCAAGTTTTTGTTATGCCGTATAGCTTCCCCAGGGAATATTTCCCTATTGACCACTACCCCGGTCAGCAGGGGTAAAGAAAGGTTACTGATTTCCTGTACTTTTTTTAGCACCGACCCTTCTTCGTCAACCACCATAAAACCGGTTGCCGAAGGAATTAAAGCCAGTGGGTTCCTTTCCGTAATCTCAATCACCACTCTGTCGGGGAAACGCCGTGAAACCTTCACTGACTTTATCATGGGATGAGTGAGGACCTTGGTTTTAATTCTATTAACGTCTAATCGTAAAATATTCAGTCCCGGCTGGATTCCAGAAAGCTGAATTATTTGCTGCCGGTCAACGGTACTTAATCCTTTAACTACTACTTTACGAACATCGAAAAGACTGGACTGAAGAAAAAAATAAATAGCCGCCAGGACCAGCAGAACAAACAGGATACTCCTCAAAAAAACAGAGCCCTTGCGGTATCGTATCCTCTTTATATTCCGGGAACGAGTGCGGGTCACCTTTTTCCTTCCCCCAGTGAATCTTCTCCTTCAACAATATAATTATATCACGATCTGTTTGACTACCCGACAAGTTTCTCCTATTCCCGGTTAGAGTTCACTCGAATAACCCTCGCCCCTAATGAATTAAGTTTTTTCTCCATGTCCTCATAACCTCTGTCCAGGTGGTGTACGTTTTCTACTACGGTAGCATCCTCGGCGGCCAAACCGGCCAAAACCAAAGCCGCCCCAGCTCTCAGATCGGAAGCCTCTACGACAGCCCCGCTGAGACGATTTACTCCTTTAACAATAGCAACGCGTCCTTCTACTTTAATGTTGGCTCCCATCCTTGTTAACTCATCCACATGCTTGAACCTGCTCTCAAAAATGGTTTCGGTTATAATGCTGGTACCTTCGGCAATTGACATTAAGGCAACCATCTGCGGTTGCATGTCGGTGGGAAAACCAGGATAAGGCAGGGTTTTTATATCTAATGCTTTTATTCGTCCTCTACCCTTGACCCTAATACCATCCTTATACTCGACAACGCTTACTCCTGCTTCCCGCAGCTTGGCACTGACAGGCTCTATGTGATTGGGTATAACGTTTTTGAGAACGACATCACCATTCGTAATAGCTGCCGCCACCATATAAGTGCCGGTTTCTATCCGGTCCGGAATTAGGTTGTGTTCCGTTCCTCTCAGTTTTCTTACTCCTTCTATCCTGATTACATCGATTCCTGCTCCCTTGATTCTAGCACCTAAACGGTTAAGAAAATTTTGCAAGTCAACAATTTCCGGTTCTTTAGCGGCGTTCCTGATAATTGTAGTCCCTTTTGCCAGAGTTGCAGCCATCATAATGTTCTCTGTAGCACCTACGCTGGGAAAATCCAGTTGAATGTCAGCGCCGCGAAGTTCCTTGGCTTCAACTTCTATAAATCCATATCTTTCAGTGATTTTGGCCCCTAAAGCCTGAAAACCTTTGAAATGGAGGTCCATAGGACGAGACCCGATGGCACATCCTCCAGGATGAGCTACCTTGACCCGGCCAAAACGGCCAAGTAGAGCACCCATTACTAAATTGGAAGCTCTTAATTTTCGCATGAGGTGCTCAGGAACCTCGGTATAGTTTATCTTACGGGGATCTATAACCATAGCGTGGCCGTTCACTTCTACTCTGGCACCTAAAGACTTCAGGACATTTTTCATCACCCTCACATCTGTTAACCGGGGCACGTCATAAATAACACAGGGCTCACCCGCCATAATACTGGCAGCCATAATGGGAAGCACGGCATTTTTGGCACCGCTAATGGTTACCGTACCGGTCAGGCGGTTCCCCCCCACAATTATGAACTTTTCCACCCGCGTCACCCCCAGAACTGTGACTTCCCTCTCCCAGCACTTTAATTTCCGGTTCAAGCCAGATACCGAAACGCCTCTCCACCAGCAACTGCACCTCTCTGACCAGGTTTAGAACATCCTCGGCACGGGCATTTCCGCAGTTGACGATAAAGTTGGCGTGTTTTTCCGAAACTTTAGCGTCACCCCTGCGCAGGCCTTTAGCTCCTGCTTTCTCGATAAAATACCATGCCGGTTTTTGGGAAGGGTTCTTGAAAACACTGCCTGCACTAGGCTGATCAACCGGTTGTACCCGTTTTCTTCTAGCCAGGTTTTCTCTCATCTTCTCTTCTATCTGGGACCTGGAACCGGCTTTTAAGCGCAATACTGCTCGAATTACAATCCCGTTTTCCTTCTGCAGAGAGCTGTAGCGATATCCGAACTCTAATCTTTCTGGCTCCAGTTCCCGCATTTGTTCCGGGGGCTTGAAAAACCAGACCTTTTCTACTAATTCACCTATGTTGTCTCCCTCGGCACCGGCATTCATTAAAATAGCCCCACCCACTGTGCCGGGAATACCAATGGCAAATTCTAAACCGCTTAGAGAATGCTCGGCAGCTTTTCGCGCAAGTAAAGGCAATTTAGCCCCGGCATCTACTACCAGGGCATCTTCTTTCACTTCAATGTTGTTAAAATGGGCGGATGTCTTTATTACCAAACCTCTAATTCCTTGGTCAAGGACTAAAATATTGGAGCCGTTACCAATCACCGTGACCGGTATCTCATACTGGCCGGCCCATGAAAAACAGGTCTTTATATCTTCCCAACTCCG
Protein-coding regions in this window:
- the murA gene encoding UDP-N-acetylglucosamine 1-carboxyvinyltransferase yields the protein MEKFIIVGGNRLTGTVTISGAKNAVLPIMAASIMAGEPCVIYDVPRLTDVRVMKNVLKSLGARVEVNGHAMVIDPRKINYTEVPEHLMRKLRASNLVMGALLGRFGRVKVAHPGGCAIGSRPMDLHFKGFQALGAKITERYGFIEVEAKELRGADIQLDFPSVGATENIMMAATLAKGTTIIRNAAKEPEIVDLQNFLNRLGARIKGAGIDVIRIEGVRKLRGTEHNLIPDRIETGTYMVAAAITNGDVVLKNVIPNHIEPVSAKLREAGVSVVEYKDGIRVKGRGRIKALDIKTLPYPGFPTDMQPQMVALMSIAEGTSIITETIFESRFKHVDELTRMGANIKVEGRVAIVKGVNRLSGAVVEASDLRAGAALVLAGLAAEDATVVENVHHLDRGYEDMEKKLNSLGARVIRVNSNRE
- the ftsZ gene encoding cell division protein FtsZ; this encodes MIELEEVDVNNFAAIRVVGVGGGGSNAVNRMIAAGLKGVEFISINTDAQALKFSQAENKLQIGVKLTKGLGAGANPEIGKKAAEESRDEIVQALQGADMVFVTAGMGGGTGTGAAPIVAEVAKELGALTVGVVTRPFTFEGRKRATQAEQGISELKSKVDALITIPNDRLLQVVDKQTSITEAFRIADDVLRQGVQGISDLIAVPGLINLDFADVKTIMANTGSALMGIGRASGEKRATEAARMAISSPLLETSIEGAKGVLLNITGGPNLGLFEVNEAAEIISGAADPDANIIFGAVIDESLDDEIRVTVIATGFEEKASRREKGIDLSFKSNLNTDDLEIPAFLRRR
- the murB gene encoding UDP-N-acetylmuramate dehydrogenase, encoding MLAGNKDWKKSKEELERYLQGEVIANAPLKDHTTWRIGGPADLLVLPRSWEDIKTCFSWAGQYEIPVTVIGNGSNILVLDQGIRGLVIKTSAHFNNIEVKEDALVVDAGAKLPLLARKAAEHSLSGLEFAIGIPGTVGGAILMNAGAEGDNIGELVEKVWFFKPPEQMRELEPERLEFGYRYSSLQKENGIVIRAVLRLKAGSRSQIEEKMRENLARRKRVQPVDQPSAGSVFKNPSQKPAWYFIEKAGAKGLRRGDAKVSEKHANFIVNCGNARAEDVLNLVREVQLLVERRFGIWLEPEIKVLGEGSHSSGGDAGGKVHNCGGEPPDRYGNH
- the sigE gene encoding RNA polymerase sporulation sigma factor SigE is translated as MRWVRIKLNLLLLLIRMLQKLGLEDELYYVGSSQALPPPLSSDEEGYLLARLEKGDTAVKSILIERNLRLVVYIARKFENAGLNIEDLVSVGTIGLIKAVNTFDPRKKIKLATYASRCIENEILMYLRRNNKTRVEVSFDEPLNIDWDGNELLLSDVLGTDSDTIYKLIEEEVDKKLLHAAMKKLSPREKKIMEFRFGLVDGEEKTQKEVADILGISQSYISRLEKRIIKRLRKEINKME
- a CDS encoding cell division protein FtsQ/DivIB, with product MTRTRSRNIKRIRYRKGSVFLRSILFVLLVLAAIYFFLQSSLFDVRKVVVKGLSTVDRQQIIQLSGIQPGLNILRLDVNRIKTKVLTHPMIKSVKVSRRFPDRVVIEITERNPLALIPSATGFMVVDEEGSVLKKVQEISNLSLPLLTGVVVNREIFPGEAIRHNKNLEEGLRLLQSLTPEQRQLIAELDVANLERLKAYTPAGLEVRLGTGENIVEKMALLETIHYQWVEQGKIDQLEYIDLSYYGSPVVKYRQ
- the sigG gene encoding RNA polymerase sporulation sigma factor SigG gives rise to the protein MANKVEICGVNTSKLPVLSNEKMRELFKAMHEGDTSAREQLISGNLRLVLSVIQRFTNRGEYVDDLFQVGCIGLIKAIDNFNLDQNVKFSTYAVPMIIGEIRRYLRDNNSIRVSRSLRDIAYKALQVRDALINKNSREPSINEIAEELKIPREEIIFALDAIQEPISLFEPIYHDGGDPIYVMDQIGDEKHVDSNWLEGIAVREALSKLNEREKTILTLRFFEGKTQMEVAEEIGISQAQVSRLEKAALNHIRKHVQF
- the ftsA gene encoding cell division protein FtsA; translation: MAGLARRRIVAGLDVGTSKVAVVVGEIAEQEEVRVIGVGEARSSGLRKGMVVDIDSVAKAIQSAVEKAEQMSGHPIETVYAGITGAHIASFNNRGVVAISRRNREITVEDVHRVLQAAQIVPVPPDHEIIHVIPREYIVDGHDGIMDPVAMSGTRLEVEASIVTGIQTAIQNLLKSVSRAGLQVEELVLNPLAAAETVMQPAEKELGAVLIDIGGGTTEIALFDEGTLWYTAVLPVGGDLVTSDLAVGLRTPLAQAEEIKKKHGCVLAELMPSDELVEIPNVGKQEFRRVSRKTIASIIEPRILEILALIKERIYDSGYKGMLPGGVVLTGGVASMDGLVELAAEELQMPVRVGLPGKIGGLTDMVNFGSYATVTGLVLYGARQVALTEAAPTADPLLGGFMSKLRLWLRDFFN
- the spoIIGA gene encoding sigma-E processing peptidase SpoIIGA, which codes for MQGRYAVYLDILFFINFFMDYVVLWATSKFSQISTTAGRLAAGAAFGALFSILLFLVGLNSPYYHSSGLILAGKILFPVAMVWAAFPQVKLRRFLQALGYFYLVSFAMGGAMLGAIFYFNNNPQVVTATAGIRLFLTGVRYTWLLAAVAIAVLMGKWGVVAIRKNFFQSIMRVPVIIRFGSHRIPVKALVDTGNQLRDPISKKPVMIVEYDLIKPFLPPALQQAFDKNPEPDVTEIVSSLQGTSWAARLRIIPFTSIGKSKGVLVGFRPDEVIVVADGSPVKIGDVILGVYRKPLSGEGSYRALLHPDLINSALGH